Genomic window (Enoplosus armatus isolate fEnoArm2 chromosome 22, fEnoArm2.hap1, whole genome shotgun sequence):
TCTGGACAGTCTGAGGTATATGAGCGCTCACACAGTGTGCACCCTGGAAGACAATAACAGCACAACAGTTGGTACTTACACTTACTGCCTGTTAACAATGTCAAGAGCTtgcttctttttgttctttttacaaCAACTTGTtatttaaatgatatattttcacTGAATGATGGTATTTTCCAAATCCACTGATATATCCAGTTTTGTAACATCTGAAGAAACTACttaaaatacacactcacagatggtGTAGGCGGTGACCATGTTCTCCTTGTTGGAGGTCGAATCCTCTAGCTGCAGGGTGGAGTTGACCAGCACAAGGTTGTTTTCTGGCCCCAGTGACACCTCCGCAGTGATGGGGGACACATTTACTGCCTCCAGCCCCATCCCAGAGTGTCCATGGAGCGACACAGACTCCAGCTGGCCCTGGCTGGCCATGGAGCCAGTGAGCACCACACTGACAACGCCTGAGTTCAGCTCCCCATTTGAGTGGAGCTGCTCCCCGagtcctcctgctcctccaccccCAGTGTTCCCCACTCGGCCCCCCATATGATCCGGCTCCATCACCACCGGTAGTTCGAGCACAGGGGGCCCATGAAGGGGCATCACCCCACCAGATGAGTCCACCCCTGTCAGGCCCTCATGTGGTTGAGGCTGCCTTCCCCCTCCAAGCTGCTGCTGGGCGTCAGACACCGCCACCACCCCGACTCCATCCATGGTGGCCAGCTCCTCTCCCATCCGGTCTGGGGACATGGGGCTGCTGACACGTGACTCCATGGCCAACCCTGTAGAGTCCAGCTCATGAGCACCAGTCTGGTGGAGGTCACCCTGGCCGTTGACCTGTCTGGAGTCCATGGGCACCAGGCCCTGCTCCAGCGGGCCTCCAGGGCCACTGTAGGGGTCCAGACCTGAGGGATTGTTGCTGGCCACAGACAGGGTCCCATCCATGTTAAGGCTGCTGGGATGAATGTATTGAGGTGGTGGACGGTCTGCCAGATAGGACAGGATGCCTACAgcagggaagaaagagggaacttcatttcagtttatcCTTCAAATAAGAGAATCAGGGATAAAGCCCAAATAGACAAGCATCCGGATTTCAACAATCTGGAGTTGAGTTACCATATAGTTAGCATATCTCACAATAAAAAGCACCCAACCTGGCAATATGTGTCGGAAGTAGCTGCTCTCCAGGTGGGGATATGGAGGCGGCGGCAAAGAGTAGTTCCTCTCAGGCAGGCCGCACATCACTCCTCTGTCACTAAGTGGACCCATGGGGAGCATCAGCGAGAGGGCAGAAGGAAGAGAGCCCAGGGAAGGACCCAGGCTGGGGATGGCCACTGGCATGCCTGAACCATAATAAAGAGTCAAAGAGCAGATAATAAACCAAGATTCACTTCAGCAAAGAGAGAAGGGCTGCAGCCTTGTGTGATCCATGAACACTTAATATAAAAGTTTACATGAGAAATCAGAACACACTGTGCTACTCCAACTGTCAATGAATATGTGAGCAAACCGGTATTGTCTCTCCTACCTGGGGTGGGAATGGGGTTGTGCGTGGGCGAGGTGGGCAGACCCAGGTGGCTGGCGCTCACTGAGGGCACACTGAGCTGGTCCATGCCCACAGGACTCAGGTTCATGTCATTCATCCTGGAGAAATGGCATCAGGATTAAAGTGAGATTGAGCAATGAGCCAGAAAGAAAGCCAAATAATATCCAAATAATACGCGGattgtttggggtttttggcTGCTGTTTAGACACAGTTAGCAATACCAATACATGGATTTGGGTCCTTGTGTGTAATTGTCAGcatataaagacacacaggcGATACACGTATGCAACGTTAGCTTACCTGAACTCAGCAACTGACGTCCATCAGTAACTGTGTGCTGCTGTAAGGCGCTTTTATACTCCTCTCCCTGTGAAATAAAAGACCTGGTATGAAAATAACTTACTGCGTCGGCGTGCCAATCACAGTTCTTATACAGCTCTAATttaaacagctaaaaacaacCGTAACGTGTCATTTAAAATTACTTGTTTGCAAATAGTTAGCGAAACATCAACCAGTTCTGTCAcactgctaacgttagccatgCTAACTCACAGCTACATAAATGGTCTAAACAGAGGACTTTCTGGCGTTTCAGTCAGCTTAAAGTACACGTATGCCACGACCGCGCTGCGTCGTagcaaaaacactgataatttgaaaaagaagacgccttgaaaacaacaacatacctACACGATGCGTCCCTGAACGGGGCCATGACAGCATACTGCCCCTCGTGCGCATGCGCAATTGCGCTGCAGGAGTGGAGGAGTGTTTCGCTGATCGCAGGTCAGTTTTTCTGTCCTCCACTCAGTCAGCAAGAGATGCAATATCTATTGCGAGGGAACGCAAAATAAAATTCCCACCATGACCTCCCGGGGGCTCCTCAAAGTTTGGCTCATGGTGTTACTCATGAGGGAAATTGCTTCACGGTGTCAACGGAAGGAAGAAAACGTGAAACAATTTTATCTTGATGAGAAAGCTATGGCTGCATCTCCGCCCCGGATCACACCCACCATGCATAAAGCCTCAAAACCCCAACATACAAGTTATCACTTAGGCTGACAAAGTCCCGAACAAGAACTGTCCACTTATTGAGTATTTATTCACAAACTTGCGAGATTTAAAATGAAGCTATTGCTCAAACCAGAGATGATTGTGGGGAGACTCTGACAGGGTGAGTTGCATCGATTACAGGTTATATATGGTGCAAAATTAATTtcatatgttttactttttaatctGAGACGGTCTCCTTTTTGATTCTTAGACAGATTTCTTGTCATAGCGACGACTTCATGGAGCATATTCCATGTTTCCCTCCACTGGCTCTCCACGGCTTCTCCATGGATAACAGCGGAGCGCACCGCAGGGACGCGCTTCGGCTCGGACTGCCTTTCCACCTAGACGCTGCATACCTCGACCCTGTGCACGGCCAGATGTTACCCTACAGACGATTCTCCTACTTCAACTTTCACGGACCCCTCGGTGTGTGCGATTACTCCTTCGAGCCCGCGTTCATCCGGAAAAGGAACGAAAGGGAGCGGCATCGAGTGCGGTGCGTAAACGAGGGTTACGCGCGGCTCAGAGAGCATCTGCCGCAGGAGTTTGAGGACAAGCGGCTCAGCAAGGTGGAGACACTGCGAGCGGCCATTGACTATATCAAACACCTGCAGAGCCTGCTGGACTTAAACGTGTCCGGGATGGAGGTGACACTTGGACACGCGCCGCTGCCGCAGAGGACAGAATGCAGCAGTGATGGAGAATCCAAAACTGGCCTCAGAGACAGTGGAGGAATAGTTTActagttctctctctctctttctgtaatCTGCTGTACATGAATCAAATTATAAGGGAAGTAAAACATGTCTAATTGACACAATTactgtctgattttttttcatagtGTGTACACTGAGCAGAAACATTGTTTACATGGAGGAAGCCAGGACAAAGCAGCTCTTTCTTGACCTTTGGGAACAATATGGGaacaaaatagtaaaataatttGAATGGAGATTGAATGAAGTTTGaagcttgtatttttttttgcatgtaatATTTTTTGTTGATATGGTGGTTGTGTGCCTTTATGACATCACGTcatcaaaacactgaattacTGAAAATGGAAAAGCCAGTGAACAAAGACTTATTATGAACTTCTGACTAAGTGATGCTGATATTCATAAATATGGTTAGCAAAGAAGTCTTAGTTAtggtgtggagaaaaaaaattaagacTATTTTCTGGGACACTTGACCTTCATCTCACATCATATTTTACgtattaaaatgtgaatttagtGTGGGTCCATCCATCACGTGAAAGATTTCTAAGCAAATAGTTTTTCTGTGTTATATTAAATTCTTGTGAACTTGACAGGACCAACCTGATCATAATCATTTCTAATTGAATAATTTCCAGATCTATAAAGGATGGAATCACAATATTTGTACAATACAAATGAAATATCTCAGATTTCCACATCTTTTCTTGGACACACTTTTTGGGCAGGTCGGTGTTGATAGCTGTAGCCTATTCTCAAAACCACaggaataaaaca
Coding sequences:
- the LOC139305279 gene encoding LOW QUALITY PROTEIN: achaete-scute homolog 4-like (The sequence of the model RefSeq protein was modified relative to this genomic sequence to represent the inferred CDS: inserted 1 base in 1 codon), with protein sequence MKLLLXTRDDCGETLTGDDFMEHIPCFPPLALHGFSMDNSGAHRRDALRLGLPFHLDAAYLDPVHGQMLPYRRFSYFNFHGPLGVCDYSFEPAFIRKRNERERHRVRCVNEGYARLREHLPQEFEDKRLSKVETLRAAIDYIKHLQSLLDLNVSGMEVTLGHAPLPQRTECSSDGESKTGLRDSGGIVY